One part of the Saprospiraceae bacterium genome encodes these proteins:
- a CDS encoding SRPBCC family protein yields the protein MTNNKVTLQRVFTAPKEKVFKAFTDADAMASWLPPYGFVCKIHSMDAKVGGKYKMSFTNFGTGSSHTFGGEYLEIIPNEFLKYTDEFDDPNLPGQMITTIELKSVLCGTELIATQECIPDAIPTEMCYLGWQESLEKLKKLVEPNIPDV from the coding sequence ATGACAAATAACAAAGTTACACTTCAAAGAGTTTTTACTGCACCAAAAGAAAAAGTCTTCAAGGCATTTACCGATGCTGATGCTATGGCTTCTTGGCTTCCACCTTACGGTTTTGTTTGCAAAATTCATAGTATGGACGCAAAAGTTGGCGGTAAATACAAAATGTCTTTTACTAATTTTGGTACAGGTAGCAGCCATACATTTGGTGGTGAATATTTAGAAATTATACCAAATGAATTTCTTAAATATACAGATGAATTTGACGACCCAAATTTGCCAGGACAAATGATTACAACCATTGAGTTGAAAAGCGTATTATGTGGCACAGAACTTATTGCAACCCAAGAATGCATTCCTGATGCTATTCCAACAGAAATGTGTTATTTAGGATGGCAAGAAAGTTTAGAGAAATTAAAAAAATTAGTTGAACCAAATATTCCTGACGTTTAA
- a CDS encoding DUF1398 family protein, whose amino-acid sequence MFTVEQIEQAHKKVKSGADFPKYIQEIKNFGVKGFETWVKDSHTEYFGENNFSTKSKSKYDELDISDNSNKENFIVQLKFHQQGKTDYFTFCIDCAETGIEKWVVRLDEMTCIYYDKKGNEILVEEIPQL is encoded by the coding sequence ATGTTTACAGTAGAACAAATTGAACAAGCTCATAAAAAAGTAAAATCAGGTGCTGACTTTCCAAAATATATCCAAGAAATCAAAAATTTCGGAGTGAAAGGTTTTGAAACTTGGGTTAAAGACAGCCATACAGAATATTTTGGCGAAAATAATTTCAGTACTAAATCAAAATCGAAGTATGATGAATTAGATATTTCCGATAATAGTAATAAAGAAAATTTTATTGTTCAACTTAAATTCCACCAACAAGGAAAAACTGACTATTTTACTTTTTGTATAGATTGTGCAGAAACGGGAATTGAAAAATGGGTTGTTAGACTTGACGAAATGACTTGTATTTATTACGACAAAAAAGGAAATGAAATTTTGGTTGAAGAAATTCCCCAATTGTAA
- a CDS encoding PD40 domain-containing protein, which translates to MKQFEIMIRHLTTTTIILIALGFNQSCVTSSKTSRATMNDSIPNGTLSFLTTRDGNFEIYTMTADGKNITNLTNNKALDFWSSWSPNGKFILFYSNRDGNNEIYRMDADGKNPINLSNHPSNDYLPEWSPDGNKIAFTSDRDHKSREIYTMNKDGSGIVRVTENDFFKEVPTWSIDGTKILFTRQIKEADDTSHTANGEIFIMDADGKNEKRLTFKKGYDSGAKFSPDGKRIAFYGPTEDKNFELFIMNSDGSNVINLTNDVLEDYSPSWSPDGKWIAYSCGTSEQYDVWVIKVETRVKIRLTNVPKRNETPVWRPTS; encoded by the coding sequence ATGAAACAATTTGAAATTATGATTAGACATTTAACAACAACTACAATTATTTTAATTGCTCTTGGTTTCAACCAATCTTGTGTGACAAGTTCTAAAACATCCAGAGCAACCATGAACGACTCCATACCTAACGGGACATTATCATTTTTAACAACAAGAGACGGCAATTTTGAAATTTACACAATGACTGCTGATGGAAAAAATATTACAAATCTGACAAATAACAAAGCATTGGACTTTTGGTCTTCTTGGTCGCCAAACGGTAAGTTCATATTATTTTATTCAAATCGTGATGGCAACAATGAAATTTACAGAATGGATGCAGATGGAAAAAATCCGATAAATCTTTCAAATCATCCTTCGAATGATTACCTGCCCGAATGGTCACCAGATGGAAATAAAATTGCATTTACTTCAGACAGAGACCACAAAAGCAGGGAAATTTATACAATGAATAAGGATGGCTCAGGTATCGTCAGAGTAACGGAAAATGATTTTTTTAAAGAAGTACCGACTTGGTCAATAGATGGAACAAAGATACTTTTTACACGACAAATTAAAGAGGCGGACGACACATCTCATACAGCTAATGGTGAAATCTTTATTATGGATGCCGATGGAAAAAACGAGAAAAGATTAACTTTTAAGAAAGGTTATGACTCTGGTGCAAAATTTTCACCTGACGGAAAAAGGATTGCATTCTACGGACCAACAGAGGATAAAAATTTTGAACTGTTTATAATGAATTCAGATGGCAGCAATGTTATTAACCTTACAAATGACGTTTTGGAAGATTATTCACCTTCATGGTCACCAGATGGAAAATGGATTGCATATTCATGCGGGACTTCAGAACAATATGATGTTTGGGTAATAAAAGTTGAAACAAGAGTAAAAATTCGTTTGACGAATGTACCAAAGCGAAATGAGACCCCAGTTTGGCGACCTACTTCTTAA
- a CDS encoding sigma-70 family RNA polymerase sigma factor, with the protein MTSNDIIPHLFRTEYGKLVAVLTKTFGIEHIEVAEDIASETFLLALDTWPYKGKPENPTAWLYTVAKNKVKNYFIRNNLFKIKVTEKIKATEKQFDEIDIDFSDKNISDSQLKMLFTVCHPSISVEAQICLALRVLCGLGLSEISDAFLSNKETIHKRLQRAKEKLYSEKIEIDLPNHKQIDKRLDAVLHIIYLLFSEGYYSESNNAIVRKELCVEALNLAYFLLGNQLTNTHSTNALMSLMCFHSSRLDARQSEKGNIILYENQDKKLWDTELIEKGFYYLQQASKWEITSKYYLEASIAYWHTVGNDNKDKWTSILNLYEALLSVDNSPIVALNRIFALSKVQGNLAAINEAEKMELKSNHFYFVLLAELYKQVDFDKAVENFHKAFKLCKTDTEKEMIKMQIQKLIKSRPHNRCYQ; encoded by the coding sequence ATGACCAGTAATGACATAATTCCACACCTCTTTAGAACTGAGTACGGTAAACTTGTAGCTGTACTGACTAAGACGTTTGGGATTGAGCATATAGAAGTTGCGGAAGATATTGCAAGTGAGACCTTTTTATTAGCGCTTGACACTTGGCCTTACAAAGGAAAACCTGAAAATCCGACCGCTTGGCTATATACGGTTGCCAAGAATAAGGTGAAAAATTATTTCATCCGAAACAACCTTTTCAAAATTAAAGTTACTGAGAAAATAAAAGCGACTGAAAAACAATTTGACGAAATTGATATTGACTTTTCTGATAAGAATATATCCGATAGCCAGCTTAAAATGCTATTTACAGTCTGCCATCCATCTATTTCAGTCGAAGCACAAATTTGCCTGGCATTAAGGGTACTTTGTGGTTTAGGATTAAGCGAAATTTCTGATGCATTCCTGTCCAATAAGGAAACAATTCATAAGAGACTTCAAAGGGCAAAGGAAAAACTTTACTCAGAAAAAATTGAAATCGACTTGCCGAACCATAAACAGATCGACAAGCGGTTAGATGCAGTTCTACACATAATATATTTATTATTCAGCGAAGGATATTATTCGGAAAGTAACAATGCAATAGTTCGAAAAGAGCTTTGCGTTGAGGCATTAAACTTAGCATACTTCCTATTAGGAAACCAATTAACAAATACCCATTCCACGAATGCTTTAATGTCATTGATGTGTTTTCATTCATCCCGTTTAGATGCCCGACAATCAGAGAAAGGTAATATTATTTTATATGAGAACCAAGACAAGAAACTTTGGGACACCGAGCTAATTGAAAAAGGATTTTATTATTTACAGCAGGCATCGAAATGGGAAATAACATCAAAATACTATCTTGAGGCAAGCATTGCATATTGGCATACTGTTGGCAACGACAACAAAGACAAATGGACGAGCATTTTGAATTTGTATGAAGCCCTACTCTCCGTTGACAATTCTCCAATCGTAGCTTTGAATAGAATTTTTGCATTATCCAAAGTGCAAGGAAATTTAGCAGCAATAAATGAGGCTGAAAAAATGGAATTGAAAAGTAACCACTTTTATTTCGTACTGTTAGCTGAACTCTATAAGCAGGTTGACTTTGACAAAGCTGTCGAAAACTTTCACAAAGCTTTTAAACTTTGTAAGACAGACACTGAAAAAGAAATGATAAAAATGCAAATTCAAAAACTCATTAAAAGCCGACCGCATAACAGATGCTACCAGTAA
- a CDS encoding TonB family protein yields MKNLNKIILFVISAQLIFSAISIGQKINLITKIRDSTKVQSSKIPSLPILYFIDQNNNDIYESLQLKEELIPFIGYKAFIRKLISTIRYPTLAKESGIEGNVILEIFVDELGNIAKVNINQSVSKECDEEARKRFIDAAINGYAQLIIDSKPVKYKMHFPIKFKLN; encoded by the coding sequence ATGAAAAATTTAAATAAAATAATCCTATTTGTTATATCTGCTCAATTAATTTTTAGTGCTATTAGTATTGGCCAAAAGATAAATTTGATAACTAAAATTCGTGATTCTACAAAAGTCCAATCCAGTAAAATTCCATCCTTACCAATCTTATACTTTATTGATCAAAACAATAATGACATTTATGAAAGTCTTCAATTAAAAGAAGAGCTAATACCTTTTATTGGTTATAAAGCATTTATAAGAAAATTAATATCGACAATTAGATATCCAACCTTAGCTAAGGAATCAGGAATAGAGGGAAATGTAATTTTAGAAATATTTGTTGATGAGTTAGGAAATATTGCTAAAGTAAATATAAACCAAAGTGTTTCTAAAGAATGTGATGAAGAAGCTCGAAAAAGGTTTATTGATGCAGCTATTAATGGATATGCTCAACTAATAATTGATTCGAAGCCCGTAAAATATAAGATGCACTTCCCGATTAAATTTAAACTGAATTAA
- a CDS encoding VOC family protein → MAQINPYIHFNGNAEEAFLFYKSVFGGEFAMIMRFKDLEIQGSIANENEANKIMHIALPIGKHDILMGSDTPEALGVHNLNETRSKISISAESKEEADNLYNRLSVDGQIEMPIADSPWGSYFAMFRDKYGIEWMIDFDPKYKGEISK, encoded by the coding sequence ATGGCACAAATAAATCCTTACATTCATTTTAACGGCAATGCCGAAGAAGCTTTTTTATTTTACAAATCAGTTTTTGGTGGAGAATTTGCAATGATAATGCGTTTCAAAGATTTAGAAATACAAGGAAGTATTGCAAATGAAAATGAAGCCAATAAAATTATGCATATTGCTTTGCCAATTGGCAAACACGACATACTTATGGGAAGTGATACACCAGAAGCATTAGGTGTACACAATTTAAACGAAACAAGAAGTAAAATCTCAATCAGTGCTGAAAGTAAAGAAGAAGCAGACAACCTTTATAACAGACTTTCGGTAGATGGACAAATTGAAATGCCAATAGCCGATAGTCCTTGGGGTTCATATTTTGCGATGTTTAGAGATAAATATGGAATTGAATGGATGATTGACTTTGACCCAAAATACAAAGGAGAAATTTCAAAATAA
- a CDS encoding S41 family peptidase: MKYPLIILFALSIQTLFSQEITLSDEYKKETIEKLSLLIQDFYIYPDVAKKTSEHLYKQYEAGYFDKCKDNETFATVLTESVQSVNKDKHMRIMTNEPNIASQNNLEVKSAHRMGQINNYRNLNHGFKELKIIEGNVAYLDLRMFAPMERAKDIADAYMKLLSLSDAVIIDLRHNGGGNPSMVQYLCSYFFDKKLHLNSLYYREGDRTEEFWTLEEVEGKKLVDIPLFIMIGEETFSGAEEFSYNMQTQKRASLIGQTTAGAANQWNKRN; the protein is encoded by the coding sequence ATGAAATATCCATTAATCATCTTGTTTGCCCTGTCAATACAAACATTATTTAGTCAAGAAATTACCCTAAGTGACGAGTATAAAAAAGAAACAATTGAAAAACTGTCTTTATTAATACAAGACTTTTACATCTATCCTGATGTCGCGAAGAAAACGAGTGAACATCTTTATAAACAATACGAAGCCGGGTATTTTGATAAGTGTAAAGACAACGAGACATTTGCGACCGTTCTCACAGAGTCAGTACAAAGTGTCAATAAGGATAAGCATATGAGGATAATGACAAATGAACCTAATATAGCTTCCCAAAACAACCTCGAAGTAAAATCAGCGCATCGTATGGGGCAGATCAATAATTACAGAAACCTCAATCATGGCTTCAAAGAATTGAAGATCATAGAAGGAAATGTTGCATATCTGGATTTAAGGATGTTTGCTCCCATGGAAAGAGCTAAAGACATTGCAGATGCCTACATGAAATTGTTATCTCTGTCTGATGCTGTAATTATTGATTTAAGGCACAATGGTGGAGGGAATCCATCAATGGTTCAGTATCTTTGCAGCTATTTCTTTGATAAAAAACTACATTTAAATAGTCTTTATTATAGAGAAGGAGATAGAACTGAAGAATTTTGGACTTTAGAAGAAGTAGAAGGTAAAAAATTGGTCGATATTCCTTTATTCATCATGATAGGTGAGGAAACGTTTTCAGGAGCAGAAGAATTTTCCTATAATATGCAGACTCAGAAAAGAGCAAGCTTAATAGGACAAACGACTGCTGGAGCAGCAAACCAGTGGAACAAGAGGAATTAA
- a CDS encoding transcription initiation protein, translating into MKEFILIFRHENVNGKVSPEQMQMWMKQQMDWVGTIVAQNKFVSGTGLLFDNAKVVNHKKLVTNGPFGDIKETLGGYIVVKAESADEAAEFAKGAPVLQSEGNTVEVREIMKH; encoded by the coding sequence ATGAAAGAATTCATCTTAATTTTCAGACACGAAAATGTAAACGGTAAAGTTTCCCCAGAGCAAATGCAAATGTGGATGAAACAACAAATGGACTGGGTTGGAACTATTGTTGCCCAGAACAAATTTGTAAGTGGAACTGGGCTTTTGTTTGATAACGCAAAGGTTGTCAATCATAAAAAGCTTGTTACCAATGGTCCTTTTGGTGACATTAAAGAAACACTTGGAGGCTACATTGTTGTAAAAGCTGAATCAGCAGACGAGGCGGCAGAATTTGCAAAAGGCGCACCTGTTCTACAAAGTGAAGGTAATACAGTAGAAGTTAGAGAAATCATGAAACATTAA
- a CDS encoding type II toxin-antitoxin system RelE/ParE family toxin, with protein MVRLNWTPRSLKDLDSIAEYISEDSVKYAIIQVRRIRNKAKIIKDHIYIGRPVPEYNEPAIREIIMGNYRIIYKIFSTKEIDILTVHHSSRMLKL; from the coding sequence ATGGTTCGTTTAAATTGGACACCACGATCACTCAAAGATTTAGATTCCATTGCTGAATACATTTCAGAAGATTCTGTAAAGTATGCTATAATTCAAGTTAGACGAATTAGAAATAAAGCTAAAATAATAAAAGATCATATATATATTGGAAGACCAGTACCAGAGTACAATGAACCTGCAATAAGAGAAATCATTATGGGAAATTATAGGATCATTTATAAGATATTTTCAACAAAGGAAATTGATATTTTAACAGTGCATCATTCATCAAGAATGCTCAAACTCTAA